One Drosophila kikkawai strain 14028-0561.14 chromosome 3L, DkikHiC1v2, whole genome shotgun sequence genomic window carries:
- the LOC108073367 gene encoding uncharacterized protein, which translates to MKFFVSILALVGVAQAGLLPHVDHHHGYHHADLPHLVDAEIHHSDGIHLGHSAAIVHDDHHFDHHLDHHFDHHLESLPTTVYHHEELPHHYHYARYHTAPLVHHHHHDTHAAIVHHKTVVPAHLDVHSHSNLLSFAKHALHGKYGKVRITETHY; encoded by the exons ATGAAG TTCTTCGTGTCCATTTTGGCCTTGGTTGGCGTGGCTCAGGCTGGTCTTCTGCCCCATGTGGATCACCATCATGGCTACCACCATGCGGATCTGCCTCATTTGGTGGATGCCGAGATCCATCACTCGGATGGCATTCACCTGGGACATAGTGCCGCCATAGTACATGATGATCACCATTTCGATCACCATTTGGATCATCATTTCGATCACCACTTGGAGTCGCTGCCCACTACTGTCTACCATCATGAGGAGCTGCCCCACCACTATCACTATGCTCGTTATCATACTGCTCCTTTGGTGCACCACCATCACCATGACACCCATGCCGCCATTGTGCATCATAAAACTGTGGTGCCAGCTCACCTGGATGTTCACAGCCATTCGAACCTTCTGTCCTTTGCCAAGCACGCCCTCCATGGCAAGTACGGCAAGGTCAGGATCACGGAGACCCATTACTGA